In the Myxococcota bacterium genome, one interval contains:
- the tkt gene encoding transketolase codes for MTPLDPTLRERIENTIRFLAVDAVQRANSGHPGAPMGLARPAFQLWDAHLRFDPDDAEWPLRDRFILSNGHASMLLYALLHLYEVGLTHDDLAAFRTLGSKTAGHPEYGEAAGVEVTTGPLGQGFAHGVGMALAARATRARFAAGNDGPGQHFVYGIVGDGDLMEGISAEAGSLAGHWKLGNLIYLYDDNQITIDGGTDLSFSENVRGRFEAQGWHVQELDGEDVDGLDAALAAAREETDRPSMISLRTVIGRGSVFAGQSKAHGSPLGPDNVLQAKESAGWPTDQELYVPDDVRAYFQERAAAKRAARAEREAGLSRWREAQPDAAKAWEAARAGAIPADLDAKLAEGRDDVADATRNHGKDALTRLSEAAPYLIGGSADLAGSNAPPILKGQGTIGVTDDGSDFYAGTNIHFGVREHAMGAVSNGIALDGTLRPYCGTFLIFSDYLRPSLRLAALMGLPTMFVFTHDSIYLGEDGPTHQPIEQLDALRAMPNLPVFRPADGIETAAAYAWIARHRKGPGLLALTRQKLPPLPRPAGFQLEDVERGAYVVRAVADPKVVLVATGSEVSLACDAAEKLHADNIPARVVSLPCLELFEQQPAEWRQTLIPRDGTPVVAVEAGRGQSLQGLVGTNGLVYGIDRFGASAPYADLAQFFGFTPDQLCARVTEHVRSFEE; via the coding sequence ATGACCCCCCTCGATCCCACGCTGCGGGAGCGAATCGAGAACACGATTCGCTTCCTTGCCGTCGACGCCGTTCAGCGCGCGAACTCCGGACACCCGGGCGCGCCGATGGGACTCGCTCGACCGGCGTTTCAGCTCTGGGACGCGCATCTGCGCTTCGACCCCGACGACGCCGAGTGGCCGCTGCGCGACCGCTTCATCCTGTCGAACGGCCACGCGTCGATGCTCCTCTACGCCTTGCTCCACCTCTACGAGGTGGGTCTGACCCACGACGACCTGGCTGCGTTCCGCACGCTGGGTTCGAAGACCGCGGGCCACCCCGAGTACGGCGAGGCCGCCGGCGTCGAGGTGACCACCGGCCCCCTCGGTCAGGGCTTCGCCCACGGCGTCGGCATGGCACTCGCCGCGCGCGCCACCCGCGCGCGCTTCGCCGCCGGCAATGACGGGCCGGGGCAGCACTTCGTCTACGGGATCGTCGGCGATGGCGACTTGATGGAGGGCATCTCCGCCGAGGCCGGTTCCCTGGCCGGGCACTGGAAGCTCGGCAACCTGATCTACCTCTACGACGACAACCAGATCACCATCGACGGCGGGACCGATCTCTCGTTCTCCGAGAACGTCCGCGGCCGCTTCGAAGCCCAGGGCTGGCACGTCCAGGAGCTCGACGGTGAAGACGTCGACGGACTCGACGCGGCGCTCGCGGCCGCCCGAGAGGAGACCGATCGGCCCTCCATGATCTCGTTGCGCACCGTGATCGGTCGCGGCAGCGTGTTCGCCGGTCAGTCGAAAGCCCACGGCAGTCCGCTCGGTCCCGACAACGTGCTGCAGGCGAAGGAGTCGGCGGGCTGGCCGACCGATCAGGAGCTCTACGTTCCCGATGACGTCCGCGCCTATTTCCAGGAGCGCGCGGCGGCGAAGCGCGCTGCGCGTGCCGAGCGCGAGGCCGGGCTGTCCCGCTGGCGCGAGGCCCAGCCCGACGCGGCGAAGGCCTGGGAAGCGGCGCGCGCTGGAGCGATCCCGGCCGATCTCGACGCGAAGCTGGCCGAAGGGCGGGACGACGTCGCCGACGCGACGCGCAACCACGGCAAGGACGCACTGACGCGGCTGTCGGAAGCCGCTCCCTATCTCATCGGAGGCTCCGCGGACCTCGCCGGGTCGAACGCGCCGCCCATCCTGAAGGGGCAGGGCACGATCGGCGTCACCGACGACGGGAGCGATTTCTACGCCGGCACGAACATCCACTTCGGCGTGCGCGAGCATGCGATGGGTGCGGTGTCCAACGGCATCGCCCTCGACGGCACGCTGCGGCCCTACTGCGGCACCTTCCTGATCTTCAGCGACTACCTGCGTCCGTCGCTGCGGCTGGCTGCGCTGATGGGGCTGCCGACGATGTTCGTGTTCACCCACGACAGCATCTACCTGGGCGAAGACGGTCCGACCCACCAGCCGATCGAGCAATTGGACGCGCTGCGCGCGATGCCGAACCTGCCCGTGTTCCGCCCGGCCGACGGCATCGAGACGGCGGCGGCCTACGCCTGGATCGCTCGCCACCGGAAGGGTCCGGGCCTGCTCGCCCTGACGCGCCAGAAGCTGCCGCCTCTCCCGCGGCCGGCGGGCTTCCAGCTGGAGGACGTCGAGCGCGGGGCCTACGTCGTGCGCGCAGTGGCCGACCCGAAAGTCGTGCTGGTCGCGACCGGGTCCGAAGTGTCCCTGGCCTGCGACGCCGCGGAGAAGCTCCACGCCGACAACATCCCGGCCCGGGTCGTGTCGCTGCCGTGCCTCGAGCTCTTCGAGCAGCAGCCCGCCGAGTGGCGGCAGACGCTGATCCCGCGCGACGGCACCCCGGTGGTGGCGGTCGAAGCGGGACGCGGCCAGAGCCTCCAGGGGCTCGTGGGTACCAACGGACTCGTGTACGGGATCGATCGCTTCGGGGCCTCGGCGCCCTACGCCGATCTGGCTCAGTTCTTCGGCTTCACGCCGGACCAACTCTGCGCGCGTGTCACCGAGCACGTGCGGAGCTTCGAGGAGTAG
- a CDS encoding trypsin-like peptidase domain-containing protein, producing the protein MERVRAISEPFEGFSTRRFVVWALLYWALVATGCGPAEGETPKPLPPLPAELLDSERNTIEVFRRVAPSVVFVSNATTPRGAFRFSADELPQGAGSGFVWDDQGHIVTNYHVVHGGNRFTVTMADGTTYEADLVGIAPRKDLAVLRIEPDAALRPVLVGDSQQLVVGQKVLAIGNPFGLDSTLTTGVISALGREIESIAGTRIEDVIQTDASINPGNSGGPLLDSGGRVIGVTTAIYSTSGSSAGIGFAVPAATVARLVPELIEHGRVKWAGLGVRVMPDHIAAQWGVIGVVVRDVLPGSAAEDAGMRSIDVDRLGNVRALDVITHVAGRPVVRVVDLIDVLDDFEPGDSVKVRFDRDGRSREVEIALGELQN; encoded by the coding sequence TTGGAACGAGTCCGTGCCATCTCGGAACCCTTCGAGGGGTTCTCCACTCGACGCTTCGTCGTGTGGGCACTCCTGTATTGGGCGCTCGTCGCCACGGGCTGCGGACCTGCCGAGGGCGAAACGCCGAAGCCCCTGCCGCCCCTCCCCGCCGAGCTCCTGGACTCCGAGCGCAACACGATCGAGGTCTTCCGTCGCGTCGCGCCCTCGGTGGTGTTCGTCTCCAACGCCACCACGCCGCGTGGCGCGTTCCGCTTCAGCGCCGACGAGCTGCCCCAGGGCGCGGGGTCCGGGTTCGTCTGGGACGACCAGGGGCACATCGTCACCAACTATCACGTCGTGCACGGGGGCAATCGCTTCACCGTGACGATGGCCGACGGCACCACCTACGAAGCGGATCTGGTGGGCATCGCTCCACGGAAGGACCTCGCGGTGCTGCGGATCGAGCCCGACGCCGCGCTGCGGCCCGTCCTGGTGGGCGACTCGCAGCAGCTCGTCGTCGGTCAGAAAGTGCTCGCGATCGGCAACCCGTTCGGACTCGACTCCACCCTCACGACGGGCGTGATCAGTGCCCTCGGACGCGAGATCGAGTCGATCGCCGGCACCCGCATCGAGGACGTCATCCAGACCGACGCGTCGATCAACCCGGGGAACTCGGGGGGACCGCTCCTCGATTCGGGCGGCCGTGTGATCGGTGTGACCACCGCGATCTACAGCACCAGCGGCAGCAGTGCGGGGATCGGCTTTGCCGTGCCCGCGGCGACCGTGGCTCGACTGGTGCCGGAGCTGATCGAACACGGGCGCGTGAAGTGGGCCGGGCTCGGCGTCCGCGTCATGCCGGACCACATCGCTGCGCAATGGGGGGTGATCGGTGTGGTCGTGCGCGACGTGCTGCCCGGGTCGGCGGCCGAAGATGCGGGCATGCGCTCGATCGACGTCGACCGGCTCGGCAACGTCCGCGCACTCGACGTGATCACTCACGTCGCCGGACGTCCCGTGGTGCGCGTGGTCGACCTGATCGATGTGCTCGATGACTTCGAGCCCGGCGACAGCGTGAAGGTGCGCTTCGATCGCGATGGTCGCAGCCGGGAGGTGGAGATCGCCCTCGGCGAGCTCCAGAACTGA
- a CDS encoding SDR family oxidoreductase produces the protein MAEVFLTGATGFLGGELLRELLEHDRRRIACLIRAESADAAQLRGAEALDRALGRPPRPEERARVDWVWGDIEAPGLGWSDAQRAGVVREVREIFHCAATTRFDLPLDEAERVNVVGLRSIVELAESCRAHGSFRRLHHVSTAYVAGMTNGDAIADDLPADDHTFRNSYERTKARAERALRTHATLPVSIYRPSIIIGDSRRGRTTGWSTIYFPMRMVAGGHVRYLPWAGAQRLDCVPVDFVARAIRVLARRDDTLGRCFHLTAGNEAITVERLLRETLAGIARRGEVLPDPPARGVGRLGWGALSLGYRLFATGARRRGFERFREYVPYLRISTVFDNRRELELLAKEGVPLPDVDQFLCRVVDFALAQNFGRDEDRPRIQTR, from the coding sequence GTGGCGGAGGTTTTCCTGACGGGAGCCACGGGGTTCCTCGGTGGCGAACTGCTTCGGGAACTGCTGGAGCACGATCGCCGGCGCATCGCGTGTCTGATTCGAGCGGAGAGCGCTGACGCCGCCCAGCTGCGCGGTGCCGAGGCCCTCGACCGTGCCCTGGGGCGCCCTCCGCGCCCCGAAGAACGCGCGCGGGTCGACTGGGTCTGGGGCGACATCGAGGCACCCGGCCTCGGCTGGTCCGACGCCCAACGCGCCGGCGTCGTCCGCGAGGTTCGGGAGATCTTTCATTGCGCGGCCACCACGCGCTTCGACCTGCCCCTCGACGAAGCCGAGCGGGTGAACGTCGTCGGGCTGCGGTCGATCGTGGAGTTGGCGGAGTCCTGCCGCGCCCATGGTTCCTTCCGGCGGCTGCACCACGTCAGCACGGCCTACGTGGCGGGCATGACGAACGGCGACGCCATTGCCGACGACCTCCCGGCCGACGACCACACGTTTCGCAACAGCTACGAGCGCACGAAGGCCCGGGCGGAGCGCGCGCTTCGCACGCACGCGACGCTCCCGGTCAGCATCTATCGGCCGTCGATCATCATCGGGGACAGTCGCAGAGGTCGCACCACCGGTTGGAGCACCATCTACTTCCCGATGCGGATGGTGGCGGGCGGACACGTCCGCTACCTGCCCTGGGCGGGCGCCCAGCGCCTCGACTGCGTGCCCGTCGACTTCGTCGCTCGCGCGATCCGTGTGTTGGCCCGTCGCGACGACACGCTGGGGCGCTGCTTTCATCTGACCGCCGGAAACGAGGCCATCACCGTCGAGCGGTTGCTGCGCGAAACACTCGCCGGGATCGCCCGTCGCGGCGAAGTCCTGCCCGATCCGCCCGCACGTGGGGTCGGACGCCTCGGGTGGGGTGCGCTCTCCCTCGGCTATCGCCTGTTCGCGACGGGCGCGCGCCGACGGGGGTTCGAGCGCTTCCGCGAGTACGTCCCGTACCTACGGATCTCCACCGTCTTCGACAACCGGCGTGAGCTCGAGTTGCTGGCGAAGGAGGGCGTTCCGTTGCCCGACGTCGACCAGTTCCTGTGCCGGGTCGTCGACTTCGCGCTCGCCCAGAACTTCGGTCGCGACGAGGACCGCCCGCGGATCCAGACCCGCTAG
- a CDS encoding 3-deoxy-7-phosphoheptulonate synthase, with protein sequence MSHQTDDLRIQELRPLLPPAILMEELPASEEISALVWRSRAEIGHVLSGESDRLMVVVGPCSVHDPEAALEYAQKLATVQSAFKDELLLVMRVYFEKPRTTIGWKGLINDPTLDGSFAINEGLRRARRFLLDVLGLGLPTGTEFLDPITPQFIADLISWGAIGARTSESQVHRELSSGLSMPVGFKNGTGGGVQVAIDAIRSAQNPHHFLSVTKQGSAAIVATKGNPEGHIILRGGSTGTNFAADDVAQVVAALEGAGLPGKVMVDCSHANSGKDHTKQPAVVSDVAGQLADGGQSIVGVMLESFLVDGNQNHEKADGPLVYGQSITDKCMSWERTEPLFTELAEAVRKRRG encoded by the coding sequence ATGTCTCATCAAACCGACGACCTGCGCATCCAAGAGCTGCGCCCCCTGCTGCCCCCCGCGATCCTGATGGAGGAGCTCCCCGCGAGCGAGGAGATCTCCGCCCTCGTCTGGCGCAGCCGCGCCGAAATCGGCCACGTGCTCTCCGGCGAGAGTGATCGCCTGATGGTCGTCGTGGGTCCCTGCTCGGTCCACGACCCGGAGGCCGCCCTCGAGTACGCCCAGAAGCTGGCGACCGTCCAGAGCGCGTTCAAGGACGAGCTCTTGTTGGTGATGCGGGTCTATTTCGAGAAGCCGCGCACCACGATCGGCTGGAAGGGCCTGATCAACGACCCGACCCTCGACGGCAGCTTCGCCATCAACGAGGGCCTGCGTCGCGCCCGGCGCTTCCTGCTCGACGTCCTCGGTCTCGGGCTGCCCACCGGCACCGAGTTCCTCGACCCGATCACGCCGCAGTTCATCGCAGACCTGATCTCCTGGGGAGCGATCGGCGCCCGCACCTCCGAGAGCCAGGTGCACCGCGAGCTCTCGTCCGGCCTGTCGATGCCCGTCGGATTCAAGAACGGCACCGGCGGCGGCGTGCAGGTGGCGATCGACGCGATCCGCTCGGCCCAGAACCCGCACCACTTCCTGTCGGTCACGAAGCAGGGCAGCGCCGCCATCGTCGCGACGAAGGGCAACCCGGAGGGTCACATCATCCTGCGCGGCGGCAGCACGGGTACGAATTTCGCGGCGGACGACGTCGCTCAGGTGGTCGCCGCCCTCGAAGGCGCCGGCCTGCCCGGCAAGGTGATGGTCGATTGCAGCCACGCGAACAGCGGCAAGGACCACACGAAGCAGCCCGCCGTGGTCAGCGACGTCGCGGGTCAGCTCGCCGACGGCGGCCAGTCGATCGTGGGTGTCATGCTCGAGAGCTTCCTCGTCGACGGCAACCAGAACCACGAGAAGGCCGACGGCCCGCTCGTCTACGGCCAGAGCATCACCGACAAGTGCATGAGCTGGGAGCGCACCGAGCCGCTCTTCACCGAGCTCGCCGAAGCCGTCCGGAAGCGACGGGGCTAG
- a CDS encoding NAD(P)/FAD-dependent oxidoreductase encodes MSPPELDAIVVGSGPNGLAAAIALAQTGASVRVLESSDTIGGGTRTRALTLPGFVHDVCSAVHPMGILSPFFRELPLEAHGLRWKTPSASVAHPLDDGPAVLLVRSLEETAAGLGGDASAYRRLIAPLLRRPHALLADAMGPLRFPDDPVSFLHFGLRAGFSANRLARLCFREERARALFAGCAGHSVLPLTQPLTAALGVLFAVTGHVEDWPVAEGGSQQISQALASYFESLGGTIETNHRVEALHDLPPTRAILFDTSPAALSAIAGNALPDGYRKRLGRYRYGPGSFKVDWALDGPIPWKDEACRRASTVHVGGTLEEICASERDMYAGRHSDRPYLILCQQSECDASRAPEGQHTGYAYCHVPAGSTVDRTEVIEAQVERFAPGFRDRILARHTMGPADFEAYNANYIGGAVTGGVADALQLFNRPVTRWDPYATPNERLFLCSAATPPGGGVHGQCGYWAAQSVLRRWKRR; translated from the coding sequence GTGAGCCCTCCCGAGCTCGACGCCATCGTGGTGGGCTCCGGCCCGAACGGCTTGGCGGCCGCCATCGCTCTCGCGCAAACGGGGGCGTCCGTACGCGTGCTGGAATCGAGCGACACGATCGGCGGCGGTACGCGGACCCGCGCGCTCACGCTGCCCGGTTTCGTCCACGACGTGTGCTCGGCGGTGCATCCGATGGGCATCTTGTCGCCGTTCTTCCGGGAGCTGCCCCTGGAAGCCCACGGCCTGCGCTGGAAGACGCCGAGTGCCTCGGTGGCGCATCCCCTCGACGACGGACCCGCGGTCCTGTTGGTGCGCTCTCTCGAGGAAACCGCGGCCGGGCTCGGCGGCGACGCTTCCGCGTATCGACGCCTGATCGCGCCGCTTCTCCGGCGCCCCCACGCGCTGCTGGCGGACGCGATGGGGCCACTGCGGTTTCCCGACGACCCGGTCAGCTTCCTGCACTTCGGCCTTCGCGCCGGATTCTCGGCGAATCGCCTGGCGCGCCTCTGCTTCCGGGAGGAGCGAGCACGCGCGCTCTTCGCGGGCTGCGCCGGCCACTCGGTCTTGCCCCTGACCCAGCCCCTCACCGCGGCCCTCGGCGTGTTGTTCGCCGTGACCGGCCACGTCGAGGACTGGCCGGTCGCCGAGGGAGGCTCGCAGCAAATCTCCCAGGCCCTTGCGTCGTACTTCGAGAGCCTCGGCGGCACGATCGAGACGAATCACCGCGTGGAGGCCCTCCACGATCTGCCGCCGACCCGCGCCATCCTCTTCGACACGTCGCCCGCCGCCCTGTCGGCGATCGCGGGCAACGCATTGCCCGATGGCTATCGCAAGCGGCTCGGTCGCTACCGCTACGGCCCGGGGTCGTTCAAGGTGGACTGGGCGCTCGACGGGCCGATCCCCTGGAAGGACGAGGCCTGCCGGCGCGCCTCCACGGTGCACGTGGGTGGCACCCTCGAGGAGATCTGCGCGTCCGAACGCGACATGTACGCCGGGCGCCACAGCGACCGTCCCTATCTCATTCTTTGTCAGCAGAGTGAGTGCGATGCGAGCCGTGCACCGGAGGGCCAGCATACGGGCTACGCCTATTGCCACGTGCCTGCCGGGTCGACGGTCGACCGCACCGAGGTGATCGAAGCGCAGGTCGAGCGCTTCGCACCCGGCTTCCGGGATCGGATCCTGGCGCGTCACACCATGGGGCCAGCGGATTTCGAAGCCTACAACGCGAACTACATCGGGGGCGCGGTGACCGGCGGCGTAGCCGACGCACTCCAGCTCTTCAATCGACCCGTCACCCGTTGGGATCCATACGCGACGCCGAACGAGCGCTTGTTCCTGTGCTCCGCAGCGACACCGCCGGGAGGCGGCGTCCACGGCCAGTGCGGCTATTGGGCGGCCCAGTCCGTGCTGCGGCGCTGGAAGCGGCGCTGA
- a CDS encoding GTP-binding protein gives MAKVPTQLVSGFLGTGKTTAIRAQLDARRDENVAVIVNDFGEASLDEATLAEGEPFRITNIPGGCVCCTAPEGFVDALGAVLEGNPDRLVIEPTGLARPQDLIDTVRRCEHADRLELLPVVVLVDPEAWDRAEREGDDESRKLLREQIQAADILVANRCDLASDEARARFRDHAEGLWPAPLALLETEHGQLEPAQLEWPTGEGSRAPAQVRAHDHDHHHHDHDHDHDHDHDHGDSTAGHAARSWQWGPDTVFSGGRLRDALSELAKGAAPIARFKGIFRTEEGTSRLEIAGGVLHDRLTSYRRDSRADAIVEGDAAGLDRVAQLLAGALLREDERRVDPNRIEWVLPDGRVQSIDRSRLEALPDGIDDVAPLFPKRAGSAARVRALFDALELPREGQAVVVAGDGFASEPVPTAVLLEGVLLHSLEGDPLPTKQGGPFRLLIPESASDEPVSCANVKGVAKVVLRAD, from the coding sequence TTGGCGAAGGTCCCCACCCAGCTGGTCTCCGGGTTCCTCGGAACCGGCAAGACGACGGCAATTCGGGCGCAGCTCGATGCGCGCCGCGACGAGAACGTCGCCGTGATCGTGAACGACTTCGGCGAGGCCAGCCTGGACGAGGCCACCCTCGCCGAGGGCGAGCCCTTCCGGATCACCAACATCCCGGGCGGCTGCGTGTGCTGCACCGCGCCCGAGGGATTCGTCGACGCGCTCGGCGCCGTACTCGAGGGGAACCCGGATCGCCTCGTGATCGAGCCCACCGGACTCGCTCGCCCCCAGGATCTGATCGACACGGTGCGGCGCTGTGAACACGCCGATCGCCTGGAGCTGTTGCCCGTCGTGGTCCTGGTCGATCCCGAGGCCTGGGACCGCGCCGAGCGCGAAGGCGACGACGAGAGTCGGAAGCTCCTGCGCGAGCAGATCCAGGCCGCCGACATCCTCGTCGCGAACCGCTGCGATCTCGCCAGCGACGAGGCGCGCGCGCGCTTCCGCGACCACGCCGAAGGCCTCTGGCCCGCACCGCTCGCGCTCCTCGAGACCGAGCACGGACAGCTCGAACCCGCACAGCTCGAGTGGCCGACCGGTGAGGGCAGCCGCGCCCCCGCCCAGGTACGCGCGCACGACCACGACCATCACCACCACGACCACGACCACGACCACGACCACGACCACGACCACGGGGACTCCACCGCGGGCCACGCCGCGCGCTCCTGGCAGTGGGGGCCGGACACCGTGTTCTCGGGTGGGCGGCTGCGCGACGCGCTCTCCGAGCTCGCCAAGGGCGCAGCGCCGATCGCGCGCTTCAAGGGCATCTTCCGCACCGAAGAAGGGACCAGCCGCCTCGAGATCGCCGGGGGCGTCCTTCACGACCGCCTCACTTCGTACCGCCGCGACAGCCGGGCCGACGCGATCGTCGAGGGCGACGCTGCGGGCCTCGATCGGGTGGCGCAGCTCCTGGCGGGTGCGCTGCTCCGCGAAGACGAACGGCGCGTCGATCCGAACCGAATCGAATGGGTGCTTCCCGATGGCCGCGTGCAGAGCATCGATCGGTCCCGCCTCGAAGCGCTGCCCGACGGCATCGACGACGTCGCCCCCCTGTTCCCGAAGCGCGCGGGCAGCGCCGCGCGCGTGCGCGCACTCTTCGACGCGCTCGAGCTTCCGCGGGAAGGTCAGGCCGTCGTCGTGGCCGGTGATGGCTTCGCCAGCGAGCCAGTCCCGACGGCCGTCCTGCTCGAAGGCGTGCTGCTCCACAGCCTGGAAGGCGACCCTCTGCCGACGAAGCAAGGGGGTCCGTTCCGGCTGTTGATCCCGGAGAGTGCGTCGGACGAGCCCGTGTCCTGCGCCAACGTGAAAGGCGTGGCGAAGGTGGTCCTCCGCGCCGACTGA